From one Montipora capricornis isolate CH-2021 chromosome 10, ASM3666992v2, whole genome shotgun sequence genomic stretch:
- the LOC138019871 gene encoding uncharacterized protein, with protein sequence MTEPERPSDVNVPSSAQRVLQPLQGSVQQTTPPSSSLSQAGAGTTSGTTASGENVLQSSSLGNAAGTNVPDNSAVSLEVPNTTVSSLKKELDEWKKKIDSSAIECALSTLQMVISRPAALFDPYAAIAALDEVVNVTKERKDERALRFEVVLRQCRPLLGNPCLQQVLIKLVASKDEAEVAKVISKATKPHAAVSQPSFTGRTRRPPAPYQRRGSNYSPRPPSARKCWVCGKAGHISRSCPDKR encoded by the exons ATGACCGAACCGGAGCGTCCGTCTGACGTGAACGTCCCGTCGAGCGCTCAGCGAGTTTTGCAACCCCTTCAAGGTTCTGTTCAGCAAACCACTCCGCCGTCTTCGTCTTTATCTCAGGCTGGTGCCGGGACAACATCGGGAACAACTGCGAGCGGCGAAAATGTGCTCCAGAGTTCTTCACTGGGAAACGCCGCGGGGACGAATGTGCCGGATAATTCGGCGGTGAGCCTTGAG GTTCCGAACACAACGGTCAGTTCACTCAAGAAGGAGTTGGATGAGTGGAAGAAGAAAATCGATTCATCGGCAATCGAGTGCGCGCTGTCTACTCTCCAAATGGTGATCTCGCGCCCAGCTGCTCTTTTTGATCCATATGCGGCGATCGCCGCCCTGGATGAAGTGGTTAATGTcaccaaggaaagaaaggatGAAAGAGCTTTACGATTTGAAGTAGTGCTGAGGCAGTGCCGTCCTTTATTAGGCAACCCGTGCCTTCAACAGGTGTTAATAAAGTTGGTGGCGTCTAAGGATGAGGCCGAGGTGGCAAAGGTTATTTCCAAGGCAACTAAGCCGCACGCGGCAGTAAGTCAACCTTCGTTCACTGGACGGACGCGTAGGCCTCCAGCTCCATACCAAAGGCGTGGCTCCAATTACAGCCCCAGGCCGCCGTCGGCGAGAAAGTGCTGGGTGTGTGGAAAGGCGGGTCATATTTCGCGCTCTTGCCCAGATAAACGTTAA
- the LOC138021374 gene encoding syntaxin-16-like isoform X1, whose amino-acid sequence MAFRNLTDIYLNLRTEITRFKAYSLGDSVRSDSPGDDDTVALVRRTSDLELGVQVGGISSLPPQWVDVVEEIQYEITRIKQRMQELSTLHDRHLNRPTLDDSVDEEQTIEITTKEITQMFHQCQGSIQRIGRQSRGASKQEQRLLKNVMSSLAVSLQDLSLNFRKGQSSYLKRLKNREERERQYFDTGLPATSSALMNEDVVEDDELYDRGFTSDQMRLAEENSAIIEQREKEIQSIVQSISELNEIFRDLATMIVEQGTILDRIDYNVEQAAVQVEEGLEQLKKGEKHQKASRKMLCIILLGIVVIIMLLALVITKA is encoded by the exons ATGGCTTTTAGGAATCTTACTGATATTTACCTCAATCTCCGCACGGAAATCACTCGTTTTAAAGCGTATTCACTTGGTGACTCCGTACGTAGTGATAGCCCTGGG GATGATGATACTGTTGCGCTAGTTCGAAGAACAAGTGATCTCGAACTTGGTGTTCAAGTTGGCGGAATAAGTTCATTACCTCCTCAATG GGTTGATGTTGTGGAAGAG ATCCAGTATGAAATTACaagaataaaacaaagaa tGCAAGAGCTGTCTACCCTCCATGATCGACATCTGAACCGGCCAACACTTGATGATAGTGTAGATGAAGAGCAGACAATAGAAATAACAACCAAAGAAATTACACAG ATGTTTCATCAATGTCAAGGGTCAATTCAAAGAATAGGAAGGCAAAGCAGAGGTGCCTCAAAGCAGGAGCAGcgtcttttaaaaaatgtcatgTCATCATTGGCTGTTAGTCTACAGGATTTGTCACTTAACTTTAGAAAGGGACAGTCATCTTACTTGAAGA GACTGAAGAACCGTGAGGAAAGGGAAAGGCAGTATTTTGACACAGGCCTACCAGCCACCAGCAGCGCCCTCATGAATGAAGATGTAGTTGAGGATGATGAACTCTATGACAGA GGCTTTACTTCTGATCAAATGAGACTTGCTGAGGAAAATTCAGCCATAATAGAACAAAGGGAAAAGGAAATACAATCCATTGTGCAATCTATATCAGAACTTAATGAAATCTTCAGGGACCTTGCTACCATGATTGTGGAACAG GGAACAATATTGGATAGAATAGATTACAATGTCGAACAAGCTGCTGTCCAAGTGGAAGAAGGTCTAGAGCAACTAAAAAAG GGTGAGAAGCACCAGAAAGCATCCCGAAAAATGCTGTGTATAATACTTTTAGGAATTGTTGTAATTATTATGCTCTTAGCTCTTGTAATAACAAAGGCATGA
- the LOC138020932 gene encoding uncharacterized protein — protein MADTPFSLETLVGVPRFVYPNSYMSKIDDKSGYDHILLSTSSQQFFGIEWLGWWLVGVTLPFGWKNSPFVYQTVGLGPTNFFRGLGVACSLYIDDRLNGELFAVKGFWSRPLSERTSEYSYQSAVAALYIVCSVLVNLGYFLGLSKCVLGPVTRICYLGMIVDSVAQAFCIPEDKKMKFAQLREQILLRESTIHLKSLQRLMGKCNSFSLAFPATKFYIREMAASISQASGGGEVNFSPNLREEIMFWRFLDSWEKAIRWRSERHVAISLTSDSSSFRWGVGIHLPSGTISVGDYWEETVRNEHINVKEMWAVLKGLQSLPESVSDCRIDAQVDSMVVLHAWSGRGPRSRKLTQISQLIFQFLVDRNMSLEMSFVPSHLNEADWFSRRLSRSDAMLSPRSWEIVQRSFGGINGHDLDLMSLDSNVQRDWSGNPLKHFTPYPTPGSSGVNVFNQDLSVCDGDRVNAYVFPPFALIGPLLRFLISVDAVVTVVVPLMSPLPGWWPLLNAVSSNNVLVAEKGSLDALLLPSKDGFRPGSSPYSLWAFRMGKSMS, from the coding sequence ATGGCAGACACTCCCTTTTCACTGGAAACGCTGGTTGGGGTGCCTCGCTTCGTGTATCCCAACTCCTACATGAGTAAGATTGATGACAAGTCTGGTTATGATCATATTTTGCTTTCTACTAGTTCTCAGCAGTTTTTTGGTATTGAGTGGCTGGGGTGGTGGCTCGTTGGAGTTACGCTTccttttggttggaaaaattcTCCGTTTGTTTACCAGACTGTGGGTTTGGGTCCGACAAATTTTTTCAGGGGTTTGGGGGTCGCGTGTTCTCTGTATATTGATGACCGTTTGAATGGGGAACTGTTTGCTGTGAAGGGGTTTTGGTCACGCCCATTGTCGGAGAGGACGTCGGAATACAGCTATCAATCTGCGGTGGCGGCTTTGTATATAGTCTGTTCGGTTCTTGTAAACCTCGGTTATTTTTTGGGCCTCTCCAAATGTGTTCTTGGGCCTGTAACTAGGATTTGTTATTTAGGCATGATAGTGGATTCTGTAGCCCAGGCCTTTTGCATTCCTGAAGATAAGAAGATGAAGTTTGCTCAGCTACGCGAGCAGATACTTTTGCGTGAATCTACTATCCACTTGAAGTCTTTGCAGAGGCTAATGGGGAAGTGCAATTCATTCTCCTTGGCTTTCCCAGCGACTAAATTTTACATCAGAGAAATGGCGGCGTCAATCTCGCAGGCTTCCGGAGGTGGTGAGGTGAATTTCTCTCCGAATCTGAGAGAGGAAATTATGTTTTGGAGGTTCCTTGATAGTTGGGAAAAGGCGATTCGGTGGAGGAGTGAACGGCACGTAGCTATCTCCTTGACGTCAGATTCTTCGTCCTTCCGTTGGGGAGTTGGAATTCACCTTCCTTCCGGGACAATTTCTGTTGGTGACTACTGGGAAGAAACTGTTCGAAATGAGCATATTAATGTGAAGGAGATGTGGGCCGTCCTCAAGGGATTACAGTCACTTCCTGAAAGCGTTTCTGATTGCAGGATTGATGCTCAGGTAGACAGCATGGTTGTTCTCCACGCTTGGTCCGGCCGTGGGCCACGCTCTAGGAAGTTAACTCAGATCTCGCAATTGATTTTCCAGTTCTTGGTGGATAGGAACATGTCCCTAGAAATGTCTTTTGTTCCTTCTCACTTGAACGAGGCAGATTGGTTTTCCAGAAGATTGTCTCGCTCCGATGCCATGCTTTCTCCGAGGTCTTGGGAAATCGTCCAGCGTAGTTTTGGTGGAATTAATGGCCATGATCTTGATTTGATGTCGTTGGATTCCAACGTTCAACGTGACTGGAGTGGAAACCCGTTAAAGCACTTTACGCCCTACCCTACGCCAGGGTCATCGGGTGTTAATGTTTTTAACCAAGACCTCTCTGTGTGTGATGGTGACCGCGTCAACGCCTACGTTTTCCCGCCATTTGCATTGATTGGTCCTCTTTTGCGTTTCCTCATATCGGTAGATGCGGTTGTTACGGTGGTGGTACCATTGATGTCCCCATTACCCGGGTGGTGGCCGTTGTTAAATGCGGTGTCCAGCAACAATGTTTTGGTGGCCGAGAAGGGATCACTGGATGCGCTTCTTCTTCCGTCGAAGGATGGATTTAGACCTGGATCCTCTCCATATAGCCTCTGGGCATTTAGGATGGGAAAGAGCATGTCGTAA
- the LOC138021374 gene encoding syntaxin-16-like isoform X2 has protein sequence MAFRNLTDIYLNLRTEITRFKAYSLGDSDDDTVALVRRTSDLELGVQVGGISSLPPQWVDVVEEIQYEITRIKQRMQELSTLHDRHLNRPTLDDSVDEEQTIEITTKEITQMFHQCQGSIQRIGRQSRGASKQEQRLLKNVMSSLAVSLQDLSLNFRKGQSSYLKRLKNREERERQYFDTGLPATSSALMNEDVVEDDELYDRGFTSDQMRLAEENSAIIEQREKEIQSIVQSISELNEIFRDLATMIVEQGTILDRIDYNVEQAAVQVEEGLEQLKKGEKHQKASRKMLCIILLGIVVIIMLLALVITKA, from the exons ATGGCTTTTAGGAATCTTACTGATATTTACCTCAATCTCCGCACGGAAATCACTCGTTTTAAAGCGTATTCACTTGGTGACTCC GATGATGATACTGTTGCGCTAGTTCGAAGAACAAGTGATCTCGAACTTGGTGTTCAAGTTGGCGGAATAAGTTCATTACCTCCTCAATG GGTTGATGTTGTGGAAGAG ATCCAGTATGAAATTACaagaataaaacaaagaa tGCAAGAGCTGTCTACCCTCCATGATCGACATCTGAACCGGCCAACACTTGATGATAGTGTAGATGAAGAGCAGACAATAGAAATAACAACCAAAGAAATTACACAG ATGTTTCATCAATGTCAAGGGTCAATTCAAAGAATAGGAAGGCAAAGCAGAGGTGCCTCAAAGCAGGAGCAGcgtcttttaaaaaatgtcatgTCATCATTGGCTGTTAGTCTACAGGATTTGTCACTTAACTTTAGAAAGGGACAGTCATCTTACTTGAAGA GACTGAAGAACCGTGAGGAAAGGGAAAGGCAGTATTTTGACACAGGCCTACCAGCCACCAGCAGCGCCCTCATGAATGAAGATGTAGTTGAGGATGATGAACTCTATGACAGA GGCTTTACTTCTGATCAAATGAGACTTGCTGAGGAAAATTCAGCCATAATAGAACAAAGGGAAAAGGAAATACAATCCATTGTGCAATCTATATCAGAACTTAATGAAATCTTCAGGGACCTTGCTACCATGATTGTGGAACAG GGAACAATATTGGATAGAATAGATTACAATGTCGAACAAGCTGCTGTCCAAGTGGAAGAAGGTCTAGAGCAACTAAAAAAG GGTGAGAAGCACCAGAAAGCATCCCGAAAAATGCTGTGTATAATACTTTTAGGAATTGTTGTAATTATTATGCTCTTAGCTCTTGTAATAACAAAGGCATGA